The Victivallis sp. Marseille-Q1083 genome has a window encoding:
- a CDS encoding LacI family DNA-binding transcriptional regulator gives MIGSKQITQKELAKLANVSQSVISLVLNNSPLKARIPQQTRNRVLEIARQHNYRVNPVARQLRSGQSRLINVVSPVVFSHQLVNMIPLIETELSRAGYHIMISRLDSEVKNIVETLRTIMTFGFAGTIALDLFEEYVPPKGQPSVCQVLSEYNNVIFLQCPADVEDFTAVEVDYAAGVTEAVRELVARGRRRIALALNDDYRPSMIGRLQGYRRGLESCGLPYDPQLCWVAESAGMIGLDGSRPEHIAEQIDRQLLIGRNADAIITSNDEWAVAVIHVVRRRGVSVPEELSVVGYGDNPDLCWACEPELTSISHGNIELAVKLAGRLLSSLAGETVVGSEVVKSYLVVRNSL, from the coding sequence AATTCGCCGTTGAAAGCGCGCATTCCGCAGCAGACCAGAAACCGGGTGCTTGAGATTGCCCGGCAGCACAATTACCGGGTGAATCCGGTCGCCCGACAGCTGCGTTCCGGCCAGAGCAGGTTGATCAACGTCGTTTCACCGGTGGTCTTTTCCCATCAACTGGTCAATATGATTCCGTTGATCGAGACGGAACTGTCCCGGGCCGGTTACCATATTATGATTTCCCGGTTAGATTCCGAAGTGAAAAATATCGTGGAGACGCTCCGGACCATCATGACCTTCGGATTTGCCGGAACAATTGCGCTGGATTTGTTCGAAGAGTACGTCCCGCCGAAAGGCCAGCCTTCCGTCTGTCAGGTGCTCAGTGAATATAACAATGTCATTTTTCTGCAATGTCCGGCCGATGTGGAGGATTTCACCGCCGTGGAGGTGGATTACGCTGCCGGGGTGACCGAGGCAGTCCGTGAATTGGTGGCCCGCGGCCGGCGCCGGATCGCGCTGGCGTTGAACGATGACTACCGGCCGTCGATGATCGGCCGTTTGCAGGGGTACCGGCGCGGTTTGGAATCCTGCGGACTGCCTTACGACCCGCAATTGTGCTGGGTGGCCGAATCGGCTGGCATGATCGGGCTGGATGGTTCCCGCCCGGAGCATATTGCCGAACAAATCGACCGGCAGTTGCTGATCGGCCGGAATGCCGATGCGATCATCACCTCCAACGACGAATGGGCGGTGGCGGTCATTCATGTCGTGCGGCGCCGCGGGGTCAGCGTGCCGGAGGAGTTGTCGGTGGTCGGCTATGGCGACAATCCGGATTTATGCTGGGCGTGCGAGCCGGAATTGACCAGCATCAGCCACGGCAATATCGAGCTGGCCGTGAAGCTGGCCGGCCGCCTTTTGTCCTCGCTGGCCGGAGAAACGGTAGTCGGCAGTGAAGTGGTGAAATCCTATCTGGTGGTCCGCAATTCGCTCTGA